One region of Oxalobacteraceae bacterium OTU3CAMAD1 genomic DNA includes:
- a CDS encoding general secretion pathway protein GspD produces the protein MNKTIATRFHVIATSLLLCACAGNQTFKEGNALLDAGQIDQGLAKLEQAAKEDPHNAEYRIVLLNRRLKLVNTMNSRADALRLKGQGTEAAKQYEQALAIDPANQVARQGLSALTQDQRHQQVMADAEALYQRGGEADLAQAQELLRPVLAQRPGQRDLLRLKARLNDAQTRLRPASGRLAAAYRKPVTLEFRDAPVRAVFDFIGKVSGLNFVFDREVDPALRATISVRDTSIEEAIGMLLSANQLEQSITGDRSITIYPNNPQKVKDYQQLVVRNFLLANADVKTVAFSLKTLLKARDIVTDERIGSIIMRDTPAMIRMAERIISMQDVADPEVMLEVEVLEVKRTRGQELGIRWPDSAGLTLLGSGEFGALNVGDLRHINSGKIGLELGSVKLNANKTDTDSNILANPRIRVRNKDKAKVLIGDRVPVITVTTNNGVSADSVNYVDVGLKLDVEPNVYLDDEVAIKINLEVSSVVKEIISKSGTQAYQIGTRSAATVLRLKDGETQVLAGLINDEDRTTANKIPGIGDLPMMSRLFGSQKDDSTRSEIVLSITPRILRSIQRPELPAAEFYSGTESDVGGRGQAGVTLASAGDMAQGMVQDSAPTQPAADNPAISSGSGMTGADSALMPQAAKPEPTGQAPYAPKKGQ, from the coding sequence TTGAACAAGACCATCGCCACGCGCTTCCACGTGATCGCAACCAGCCTACTGCTGTGCGCCTGCGCAGGCAACCAGACCTTCAAGGAAGGCAACGCGCTGCTGGACGCCGGCCAGATCGACCAGGGGCTGGCCAAGCTGGAACAGGCGGCCAAGGAAGACCCGCACAACGCCGAATACCGCATCGTGCTACTGAACCGCAGGCTCAAATTGGTCAACACCATGAACAGCCGCGCCGACGCGCTGCGCCTCAAGGGCCAGGGCACCGAAGCTGCCAAGCAGTACGAGCAGGCGCTGGCGATCGATCCCGCCAACCAGGTCGCGCGCCAGGGGCTGTCGGCGCTGACGCAGGACCAGCGCCACCAGCAGGTGATGGCGGACGCCGAAGCACTTTACCAGCGCGGCGGCGAAGCGGATCTGGCGCAGGCACAGGAACTGCTGCGCCCCGTGCTGGCACAGCGCCCGGGCCAGCGCGACCTGCTGCGGCTCAAGGCGCGCTTGAACGACGCGCAGACGCGCCTGCGGCCAGCTAGTGGACGTCTGGCCGCCGCCTACCGCAAACCCGTCACGCTGGAGTTCCGCGACGCGCCGGTGCGCGCGGTGTTCGATTTCATCGGCAAGGTGTCCGGCCTGAATTTCGTCTTCGACCGCGAGGTCGATCCGGCGCTGCGCGCGACGATCTCGGTGCGCGACACCAGCATCGAGGAGGCCATCGGCATGCTGCTCAGCGCCAATCAGCTGGAGCAAAGCATCACCGGCGACCGTTCCATCACCATTTATCCGAACAATCCGCAAAAGGTGAAGGACTACCAGCAGCTGGTGGTGCGTAACTTCCTGCTGGCGAACGCCGACGTCAAGACGGTTGCGTTTTCGCTCAAGACGCTGCTCAAGGCCAGGGACATCGTCACCGATGAACGTATCGGCAGCATCATCATGCGCGACACGCCCGCCATGATCCGCATGGCCGAGCGGATCATCTCCATGCAGGATGTGGCGGATCCGGAAGTCATGCTGGAGGTGGAGGTGCTGGAGGTGAAGCGCACGCGCGGCCAGGAGCTGGGCATACGCTGGCCCGATTCGGCCGGCCTGACCTTGCTGGGCAGCGGCGAGTTCGGGGCGTTGAACGTGGGCGATCTGCGGCACATCAACAGCGGCAAGATTGGACTGGAACTTGGTTCCGTCAAACTCAATGCCAACAAGACCGACACGGACAGCAATATCCTGGCCAATCCGCGCATCCGCGTGCGTAACAAGGATAAGGCCAAGGTACTGATCGGCGACCGCGTGCCCGTGATCACGGTGACGACCAACAATGGCGTGAGCGCGGACAGCGTCAATTATGTGGACGTGGGCCTGAAACTCGATGTCGAACCGAACGTGTATCTGGACGACGAGGTGGCCATCAAGATCAACCTGGAGGTGAGCAGCGTGGTCAAGGAGATCATCAGCAAATCCGGAACCCAGGCCTACCAGATCGGCACGCGCAGCGCAGCCACCGTGCTAAGGCTGAAGGATGGCGAGACACAGGTGCTCGCTGGCCTGATCAACGACGAGGATCGCACCACGGCCAACAAGATTCCGGGCATCGGCGATCTGCCGATGATGAGCCGCCTGTTCGGCAGCCAGAAGGACGACTCGACCCGCAGCGAGATCGTGCTGTCGATCACGCCGCGCATCCTGCGCTCGATACAGCGTCCGGAACTACCGGCGGCGGAATTCTACTCGGGCACCGAATCCGATGTCGGTGGACGCGGTCAGGCCGGCGTCACCTTGGCCTCGGCCGGTGACATGGCGCAGGGCATGGTGCAAGACAGCGCGCCCACGCAACCGGCTGCGGACAACCCGGCGATAAGCAGCGGTTCGGGCATGACCGGCGCCGATAGCGCGCTGATGCCACAGGCGGCCAAGCCCGAGCCCACCGGCCAGGCGCCCTATGCGCCGAAGAAGGGGCAATAG
- a CDS encoding prepilin-type N-terminal cleavage/methylation domain-containing protein: MPRASQRGFTFIELMITLAILATLAMVAAPMAQVAVQREHERQLRTALIEIREAIDAYKRAADNGRIKLAIGDSGYPKKLEDLVNGVPDLRSPRKQNMYFLRRLPRDPFAPPDGNGNGFASGGAGGGWALRSYASPPDNPTEGEDVFDISSRSTKTGLNGIPLRLW, encoded by the coding sequence ATGCCCAGGGCAAGCCAGCGTGGCTTTACCTTCATCGAATTGATGATCACATTGGCCATCCTCGCCACGCTGGCCATGGTGGCCGCGCCGATGGCGCAGGTGGCGGTGCAGCGCGAGCACGAACGCCAGCTGCGCACCGCGCTGATCGAGATCCGCGAAGCCATCGACGCCTACAAGCGGGCCGCCGACAACGGCCGCATCAAATTGGCGATCGGCGACTCCGGCTATCCGAAGAAGCTGGAAGATCTGGTCAACGGCGTGCCGGACCTGCGCAGCCCGCGCAAGCAGAACATGTACTTCCTGCGCCGCCTGCCGCGCGATCCCTTCGCGCCGCCCGACGGCAATGGCAACGGCTTCGCCAGCGGCGGAGCAGGCGGCGGCTGGGCGCTGCGCTCTTATGCTTCGCCGCCGGACAACCCGACCGAGGGCGAGGACGTCTTCGACATCAGCTCCCGTTCCACAAAAACGGGATTGAACGGCATTCCGCTCCGTCTATGGTGA
- a CDS encoding type II secretion system GspH family protein, with protein sequence MNRTNKGFTLVELLVVLAIISLLLTIALPRYFSSVDKSREIALRENLQVLRSGIDKYYADNGEYPAALADLVNHHYFRKIPLDPVTESAATWQLLPSADAEKPGVADIRSGAKGKTRDGTPYQQL encoded by the coding sequence ATGAACCGCACAAACAAGGGATTCACACTGGTCGAACTGCTGGTGGTGCTGGCGATCATATCGCTGCTGCTGACGATTGCCCTGCCCCGCTATTTCAGCTCGGTCGACAAATCGCGGGAGATCGCGCTGAGGGAGAACCTGCAGGTTCTGCGCAGCGGCATCGACAAATACTACGCCGACAATGGCGAATACCCGGCCGCGCTGGCGGATCTGGTGAACCACCACTACTTCCGCAAAATCCCGCTGGACCCGGTGACGGAATCCGCAGCGACTTGGCAATTGCTGCCGTCCGCAGACGCCGAGAAGCCCGGCGTGGCCGACATCCGCAGCGGCGCCAAAGGAAAGACGCGCGATGGCACGCCATATCAACAGCTCTAG
- a CDS encoding type II secretion system protein, whose amino-acid sequence MARHINSSSQLPKLHQRGFAYLWTLMLVAFMGVGLTIGAELYATAARRDKERELLFIGHEFRHALERYYNAGAAGQNQYPLTMEDLLKDPRFANPRRHLRRLYTDPVTGKAEWHLVLQQGRIVGIRSTSTQRPIKQDNFDDDDAGLARKSRYADWVFTYPHDLFTASQGVNQK is encoded by the coding sequence ATGGCACGCCATATCAACAGCTCTAGCCAACTCCCCAAGCTACACCAGCGCGGCTTTGCCTATCTGTGGACGCTGATGCTGGTGGCGTTCATGGGCGTTGGCCTGACCATCGGCGCGGAGCTGTACGCGACCGCCGCGCGGCGCGACAAGGAGCGCGAGCTGCTCTTCATCGGCCACGAGTTCCGTCATGCGCTGGAGCGCTACTACAACGCCGGCGCGGCGGGCCAGAACCAGTATCCGCTGACGATGGAGGATTTGCTGAAGGACCCGCGCTTCGCCAATCCCAGGCGCCACCTGCGCCGGCTGTACACCGATCCCGTCACCGGCAAGGCTGAATGGCATCTGGTGCTGCAGCAGGGCCGCATCGTCGGCATCCGCTCCACGTCGACGCAGCGGCCGATCAAACAGGACAACTTCGACGACGACGATGCGGGGCTGGCCAGGAAGTCGCGCTACGCCGATTGGGTCTTCACCTATCCCCATGATCTTTTCACGGCCTCCCAGGGCGTCAATCAGAAGTAG
- a CDS encoding M4 family metallopeptidase has translation MNLHTPLLVTRVATRIAACIATAAMAATAGAQPGIQLMAAPIAPPSPQESAGLVSKLTALERSRGIPADYSFRISVQHPGVVGQKITRAQHTYKGLRVFGSESVVVTNNAGDIVSSSVSDRRPGLVPSAAATPVDMTPALTSEQAIDVAVRSVSPRGVHRWTPSAELLLYPIMKTVRTASAANKPESELNALDVQDVVERHELAYYVRTRMAQDGKPFYYDTVVNAKTGAIITQWQALQTVIGQGKSQYNGVVPISTSQSGGMFQMLDPLRGTGGKFGGMAITNADHSSSNNPNPGSVYTNSTNNWGDGLQYNGGSTTDANGQTAAVNALWGLMNTYDTNKNVLGWQSLDGNNTATHIAVHVDKNYDNAFYDDRCKCMYIGDGSFFLSLGSIDVIGHEMSHGVTASTADLIYAGESGGLNESNSDIGGDMVEAYARAGGTGNVVPATGNDWMTGKEISKSGEPLRWMYKPSKDGSSADAWSSSLKNLDVHHSSGPNNRMFYFLSMGSNADPATDHHSKYLVKKPAAMSGIGNDKAYRIWFKALTTKFTSSTNYADARNKVLASAQELYGADSKEAIAVKRAYAAINVGADIDEEGGDGGGGDATELVVNGGFEDGTTGWRGTTSTIGSLSGQTAHEGTRFAWMGGKGRRTSQTLTQAVTIPAEATSAELSFALHVDSADTTNTAHDTLVVTVRGSLGRVLRTLATYSNVDAADGYKVRTFDLSEFKGRQVTLHFAMRENASLKTSFVLDKVSLLAK, from the coding sequence ATGAACCTGCACACGCCCTTACTCGTCACACGCGTTGCCACACGCATTGCCGCATGCATCGCCACCGCCGCCATGGCCGCCACCGCCGGTGCGCAACCGGGCATCCAGCTGATGGCGGCGCCGATCGCGCCCCCATCCCCGCAGGAGAGCGCGGGCCTGGTATCGAAGTTGACGGCGCTCGAAAGGTCGCGCGGCATCCCGGCCGATTACAGCTTCCGCATCAGCGTCCAACATCCCGGCGTCGTCGGCCAGAAGATCACGCGCGCGCAGCATACCTACAAGGGCCTGCGGGTGTTCGGCTCCGAGTCGGTGGTGGTGACCAACAACGCCGGCGACATCGTCAGCTCCTCGGTGTCGGACCGGCGCCCCGGCCTGGTGCCCAGCGCGGCCGCGACGCCAGTGGACATGACCCCGGCGCTAACGTCCGAACAAGCGATCGACGTCGCCGTGAGATCGGTCTCGCCGCGCGGCGTTCACCGCTGGACGCCAAGCGCCGAACTGCTGCTCTATCCGATCATGAAAACGGTGCGCACGGCCTCGGCGGCCAACAAACCCGAATCAGAACTCAATGCGCTCGATGTCCAGGATGTGGTCGAGCGCCACGAGCTGGCCTACTATGTGCGGACCCGCATGGCGCAGGATGGCAAGCCGTTCTACTACGACACCGTGGTCAATGCCAAGACCGGCGCGATCATCACCCAATGGCAGGCGCTGCAAACCGTCATCGGCCAAGGCAAGAGCCAGTACAACGGCGTGGTGCCGATCAGTACATCGCAATCGGGCGGCATGTTCCAGATGCTGGACCCGCTGCGCGGCACCGGCGGCAAATTCGGCGGCATGGCCATCACCAACGCCGATCATAGTTCGTCCAACAACCCCAATCCGGGCAGCGTCTACACGAACAGCACCAACAACTGGGGCGACGGCTTGCAATACAACGGCGGCAGCACCACCGACGCCAACGGCCAGACCGCCGCCGTCAACGCCTTATGGGGCCTGATGAACACCTACGACACCAACAAGAACGTGCTGGGATGGCAGTCGCTCGACGGGAACAACACCGCCACCCACATCGCCGTCCACGTCGACAAGAACTACGATAACGCGTTCTACGACGACAGATGCAAGTGCATGTACATCGGCGACGGCTCCTTCTTCCTCAGCCTCGGATCGATCGACGTGATCGGCCACGAAATGTCGCACGGCGTCACCGCCTCCACCGCGGACCTGATCTACGCCGGCGAGTCCGGCGGCTTGAACGAGTCGAACTCCGACATCGGCGGCGACATGGTGGAAGCCTACGCGCGCGCCGGCGGCACCGGCAACGTGGTGCCCGCCACCGGCAACGATTGGATGACGGGCAAGGAGATCAGCAAGAGCGGCGAGCCGCTGCGCTGGATGTACAAGCCTAGCAAGGATGGAAGCAGTGCGGATGCCTGGAGCAGCTCCCTCAAGAACCTGGACGTGCACCACTCCAGCGGGCCGAATAACCGCATGTTCTACTTCCTGTCGATGGGATCCAACGCCGATCCGGCCACCGACCATCACAGCAAATACCTGGTCAAGAAGCCGGCGGCGATGAGCGGCATCGGCAACGACAAGGCCTATCGCATCTGGTTCAAGGCGTTGACCACCAAGTTCACGTCGTCCACCAACTATGCGGACGCCCGCAACAAGGTGCTGGCATCCGCGCAGGAGCTGTACGGGGCCGACTCCAAGGAAGCCATCGCCGTCAAGCGCGCCTACGCGGCCATCAACGTCGGCGCCGATATCGATGAAGAAGGCGGCGACGGTGGCGGCGGGGACGCCACCGAACTTGTGGTCAACGGCGGCTTCGAAGACGGAACCACCGGCTGGCGCGGCACCACCAGTACCATCGGCAGCCTGTCCGGTCAGACCGCGCACGAAGGCACGCGCTTCGCCTGGATGGGCGGCAAGGGCCGGCGCACCAGTCAAACGCTGACCCAGGCGGTGACGATACCGGCGGAAGCGACCAGCGCGGAGCTGAGCTTCGCGCTGCACGTCGACAGCGCCGATACAACCAACACCGCCCACGACACGCTGGTGGTCACGGTGCGCGGCAGCTTGGGACGGGTGCTGCGCACCTTGGCCACCTACTCCAATGTCGATGCCGCCGACGGCTACAAGGTCCGCACCTTCGACCTCAGCGAGTTCAAGGGCAGGCAGGTGACCCTGCACTTCGCGATGCGCGAGAACGCATCGCTGAAAACCTCCTTCGTCCTCGACAAGGTCAGCCTGCTCGCCAAGTAA
- a CDS encoding S-layer protein has protein sequence MQRKKAFSTRLLLIPTAAAILVAAVACGGGDEPVGSNVPPLPSGRWIAGDLHTHTTQSADADVSQTLDKVLGKAFTTFGLDWMAVSNHLRVSTRDEKGAKLDTSIPMSVGVERYEIPRVQALQAGGTYADKLIFSGFEWDMPTHDHIGVGIFQGTDKLTASVKGMKEFEYLFTTRDPAMFDAADVAVWKAKYGETRYNKTADDALKAISWLKDNYPDTSYAVINHPSRNKGSYTVDDFRRFNDIAPNIMFAIEGMVGNQMEPDRGGYTAAYTPENAPLRAYGGVDYVVAKVGGVWDALLGEGRRVWNLTDSDTHFKIVNGNSSGYFPGEYAKNYVFNAAQGAPAMKDLLQGLRSGKMFSVYGDLINALDFNLASRDDRKEMGGELKVASGEKVVVTIRFKTPAKNNYEKPVDSGTAANVKPVVDHVDLIVGDVGTKAAQGSAAYSVATNASTKVVKRFTSADWKVDADGYFTISYETTATKNQYYRLRGTNLGTDVAGLTQGGEPLADQRTGTTDNTQRFNDINDRNYRSLWFYSNPVFVTLR, from the coding sequence ATGCAGCGCAAAAAAGCCTTCTCCACCCGTCTCCTGTTGATTCCGACGGCCGCCGCGATCCTTGTCGCGGCTGTCGCCTGCGGCGGGGGCGACGAGCCGGTGGGCAGCAATGTGCCGCCGTTGCCGAGCGGCCGCTGGATCGCCGGCGATCTGCACACCCACACCACGCAGTCGGCCGACGCGGATGTCAGCCAGACGCTGGACAAGGTACTGGGCAAAGCCTTCACCACGTTTGGCCTGGACTGGATGGCGGTGTCCAACCACCTGCGCGTATCGACGCGCGACGAGAAGGGCGCGAAGCTCGATACCTCGATCCCGATGTCGGTCGGCGTGGAGCGCTACGAGATCCCGCGCGTGCAGGCATTGCAGGCGGGCGGCACCTACGCCGACAAGCTGATTTTCAGCGGCTTCGAATGGGATATGCCGACCCACGACCATATTGGCGTCGGCATCTTCCAGGGCACGGATAAGCTGACCGCCAGCGTCAAGGGGATGAAGGAATTCGAATACCTGTTCACCACCCGCGACCCGGCCATGTTCGACGCCGCCGACGTCGCCGTGTGGAAGGCGAAGTACGGCGAGACCCGCTACAACAAGACCGCCGACGACGCCCTCAAGGCGATCAGCTGGTTGAAGGACAACTATCCGGACACCAGCTACGCGGTCATCAATCACCCGTCCCGCAACAAGGGCAGCTACACGGTCGATGATTTCCGCCGCTTTAACGACATCGCGCCGAACATCATGTTCGCCATCGAAGGCATGGTCGGCAACCAGATGGAGCCGGATCGCGGCGGCTACACCGCCGCCTACACGCCGGAAAACGCGCCGCTGCGCGCCTACGGGGGCGTCGATTACGTGGTGGCCAAGGTCGGCGGCGTGTGGGACGCGCTGCTGGGCGAGGGACGCCGCGTCTGGAACCTGACCGATTCCGACACCCATTTCAAGATCGTCAACGGCAACAGCAGCGGCTACTTCCCGGGCGAGTACGCGAAGAACTACGTGTTCAACGCCGCGCAGGGTGCACCGGCCATGAAGGACCTGCTGCAAGGTCTGCGATCGGGAAAAATGTTCTCGGTCTACGGTGATTTGATCAACGCGCTGGACTTCAACCTGGCCAGCAGGGATGACCGCAAGGAGATGGGCGGAGAGCTCAAGGTCGCCAGCGGCGAGAAGGTGGTCGTCACGATCCGCTTCAAGACGCCGGCGAAGAACAACTACGAGAAGCCGGTCGACAGCGGCACCGCCGCCAACGTCAAACCGGTGGTCGACCACGTCGACCTGATCGTCGGCGATGTGGGAACCAAAGCTGCGCAGGGCAGCGCGGCATACAGCGTGGCCACCAACGCCAGCACCAAGGTGGTCAAGCGCTTCACCAGCGCCGACTGGAAGGTCGACGCCGACGGCTACTTCACCATCAGCTACGAGACCACCGCCACCAAGAACCAGTATTACCGCCTGCGCGGCACCAATCTCGGCACCGATGTCGCCGGCTTGACGCAGGGCGGTGAACCGCTGGCGGATCAACGCACCGGCACAACCGACAACACCCAGCGCTTCAACGACATCAACGACCGTAACTACCGCAGCCTGTGGTTCTATTCGAACCCGGTGTTCGTCACGCTGCGGTAA
- a CDS encoding Xaa-Pro peptidase family protein, which translates to MTIGGKTIEQALSTLSDMTAGAVPIGKEEHLQRVERAQAFMRNQGIAAIYVNAGANMTYFTGTKWHASERMVGAIIPASGAVEYIAPAFEESTLKDFMLVEGAVNCWHEHESPYQLFVDTLKRMGIAPAAAGATAPRVGICESAAFFIYDGIRPLAEGYALENASTVTAHCRTRKSANEIALMQRAKDMTMAVHVAAASILREGITTVEVEEFIDRAHRKVGASGSYFVIVLFGEATAYPHGVSYVQTLKPGDTVLIDTGCKLHNYISDITRTYVYGEISERQRSVWNSEKAAQLAAFNAAQLGVPCEEVDQAARRSLEADGFGPGYKLPGLPHRTGHGIGLDIHEWPYLVGGNKTPLDVGMCFSNEPMICIPGEFGVRHEDHFYMTENGPKWFTEPAHSIDDPFGLAR; encoded by the coding sequence ATGACTATTGGCGGAAAGACCATAGAGCAGGCTTTGTCGACGTTATCCGACATGACCGCAGGCGCGGTCCCGATCGGCAAGGAGGAGCATCTGCAGCGCGTCGAACGCGCCCAGGCCTTCATGCGCAATCAGGGCATCGCGGCGATCTATGTTAACGCCGGCGCCAACATGACCTACTTCACCGGCACCAAGTGGCATGCCAGCGAACGCATGGTCGGCGCCATCATCCCCGCCAGCGGCGCGGTCGAATACATCGCCCCGGCGTTCGAAGAAAGCACGCTGAAGGACTTCATGCTGGTCGAGGGCGCGGTCAACTGCTGGCACGAGCACGAAAGCCCGTACCAGTTGTTCGTCGATACGCTCAAGCGCATGGGCATCGCGCCCGCCGCCGCTGGCGCCACAGCGCCGCGCGTGGGCATTTGCGAAAGCGCTGCCTTCTTTATCTACGACGGCATCCGCCCGCTGGCCGAAGGCTACGCGCTGGAGAACGCCAGTACCGTGACCGCGCATTGCCGCACCCGCAAATCGGCCAACGAGATCGCCCTGATGCAGCGTGCCAAGGACATGACGATGGCGGTGCACGTGGCCGCCGCCAGCATTCTGCGCGAAGGGATCACCACCGTCGAAGTGGAGGAATTCATCGACCGCGCGCACCGCAAGGTCGGCGCATCGGGTTCGTATTTCGTCATCGTGTTGTTTGGCGAGGCCACCGCGTATCCGCATGGCGTGAGCTATGTGCAGACGCTCAAACCGGGCGACACTGTGTTGATCGATACCGGCTGCAAGCTGCATAACTACATCTCCGACATCACCCGGACCTACGTCTACGGCGAGATCAGCGAGCGTCAGCGTTCGGTGTGGAACAGCGAGAAGGCGGCGCAACTGGCGGCCTTCAACGCGGCGCAACTGGGCGTGCCGTGCGAGGAAGTGGACCAGGCGGCGCGGCGTTCGCTGGAAGCCGACGGTTTCGGCCCGGGCTACAAGCTGCCAGGCCTGCCGCACCGCACCGGCCACGGGATCGGGCTGGATATCCACGAGTGGCCGTATCTGGTGGGCGGCAACAAGACGCCGCTGGACGTGGGCATGTGCTTCTCGAACGAGCCGATGATCTGCATCCCCGGCGAATTCGGCGTGCGCCATGAGGACCATTTCTACATGACCGAGAACGGTCCGAAATGGTTCACCGAGCCTGCGCACAGCATCGACGATCCGTTTGGCCTGGCGCGCTGA
- the paaZ gene encoding phenylacetic acid degradation bifunctional protein PaaZ, whose translation MSRISTPVSTLQSLIGGRWIGREASTPLHSALNNSLIYHTHAERIDFDEAVTYARKTGVPALMKLDFQQRAARLKALALYLVGRKEELYAISHLTGATRADSWVDIEGGTGTLFAYASMGGRELPSSNVLHEGPAMALGKNGGFSGTHILVPRGGLAVHINAFNFPIWGLLEKFAPSFLAAMPCIGKPATATSYLTEAVVRMMHESGLLPEGALQLVIGSTGDLLDRLGGADVVTFTGSADTAAKLRVNRNLIANSVPFTAEADSLNCAILAPDVTPDDAEFDLFVKEVAREMTGKAGQKCTAIRRIIVPENMVDAVGTRLRERLAKVSVGDPSVEGVRMGALASREQQRDVGERLAMLARGNEVLFGESDGFKPVGDGVADGAFFALTLLLCRDGMVNDAVHDVEAFGPVSTIISYNGIDEALALAARGKGSLVSTLVTKEPAIAAYAVPVAAASHGRVLILEREASVDSTGHGSPLPQLKHGGPGRAGGGEELGGIRAVRHFLQRAAVQGSPTMLAAVTGEYVRGARVQESEVHPFRRHFEDLKIGDSLLTHRRTVSEADIVNFGGVSGDYFYMHFDDIAARDTQFGKRIAHGYFVLSAAAGLFVSPAPGPVLANYGLDNLRFITPVAIGDTIRARLTCKRKVDRNRTDDKGVGQGVVAWDVQVTNQNDELVASYDILTLVMKRS comes from the coding sequence ATGTCACGAATTTCAACCCCGGTATCAACCCTGCAAAGCCTGATCGGCGGCCGCTGGATCGGCCGCGAAGCCTCGACGCCGCTGCACAGCGCCTTGAATAACTCGCTGATCTACCACACCCACGCCGAGCGGATCGACTTCGACGAAGCCGTCACGTACGCCCGCAAGACCGGCGTGCCGGCATTGATGAAACTCGACTTCCAGCAGCGCGCTGCGCGCCTGAAGGCGCTGGCGCTGTATCTGGTCGGCCGCAAGGAGGAGCTGTACGCGATCTCGCACCTGACCGGCGCGACCCGCGCCGACAGCTGGGTCGATATCGAAGGCGGCACCGGCACCTTGTTCGCCTACGCCAGCATGGGCGGGCGCGAGCTGCCGTCGTCGAACGTGCTGCACGAAGGTCCCGCCATGGCGCTGGGTAAAAACGGCGGCTTCTCCGGCACCCACATCCTGGTGCCGCGCGGCGGCCTGGCGGTGCACATCAACGCCTTCAACTTCCCGATCTGGGGCCTGCTGGAGAAGTTCGCCCCCAGCTTCCTGGCGGCGATGCCGTGCATCGGCAAGCCCGCCACCGCCACCAGCTACCTGACGGAGGCGGTGGTGCGCATGATGCACGAATCCGGCCTGCTGCCGGAAGGGGCGCTGCAACTGGTCATCGGCAGCACCGGCGACCTGCTGGACCGCCTTGGCGGCGCCGACGTGGTCACCTTCACCGGTTCCGCCGATACCGCCGCCAAGCTGCGCGTTAACCGCAACCTGATCGCCAACTCGGTGCCGTTTACCGCCGAAGCGGATTCGCTCAATTGCGCCATCCTGGCGCCGGACGTGACGCCGGACGACGCCGAGTTCGACCTGTTCGTCAAGGAGGTCGCGCGCGAGATGACCGGCAAGGCGGGGCAGAAGTGCACCGCGATCCGCCGCATCATCGTCCCGGAGAACATGGTCGACGCGGTCGGCACGCGGCTGCGCGAGCGCCTGGCCAAGGTCAGCGTCGGCGATCCGTCCGTCGAAGGCGTGCGCATGGGCGCTTTGGCATCCAGGGAGCAGCAGCGCGATGTCGGCGAGCGGCTGGCGATGCTCGCGCGCGGCAATGAGGTGCTGTTCGGTGAGAGCGACGGCTTCAAGCCGGTGGGCGACGGTGTCGCCGATGGCGCCTTCTTCGCACTCACGCTGCTATTGTGCCGCGACGGCATGGTGAACGACGCCGTGCACGATGTCGAAGCCTTCGGTCCGGTCAGCACTATCATCAGCTACAACGGCATCGACGAAGCGCTGGCGCTGGCCGCGCGCGGCAAGGGCAGCCTGGTGTCGACCCTGGTGACCAAGGAGCCGGCCATCGCCGCCTACGCCGTGCCGGTGGCCGCCGCCTCGCACGGGCGGGTGCTGATACTGGAACGTGAAGCGTCGGTCGACTCCACCGGCCACGGTTCGCCGCTGCCGCAGCTCAAGCACGGCGGTCCGGGACGCGCCGGCGGCGGCGAGGAGCTGGGCGGCATCCGCGCGGTGCGCCATTTCCTGCAGCGCGCGGCCGTTCAGGGTTCGCCAACGATGCTGGCGGCCGTCACCGGCGAGTACGTGCGCGGGGCCAGGGTGCAGGAGAGCGAAGTGCACCCGTTCCGCAGACACTTCGAGGACCTCAAGATCGGCGACTCGTTGCTCACTCACCGCCGCACGGTCAGCGAAGCCGACATCGTCAACTTCGGCGGCGTCTCGGGTGACTACTTCTACATGCACTTCGACGATATCGCCGCCAGGGACACGCAGTTCGGCAAACGCATCGCGCATGGCTACTTCGTGCTGTCGGCGGCGGCCGGGCTGTTCGTCTCGCCGGCGCCGGGCCCGGTGCTGGCCAATTATGGGCTGGACAACCTGCGCTTCATCACGCCGGTCGCCATCGGCGACACCATCCGCGCGCGCCTGACCTGCAAGCGCAAAGTGGACCGCAACCGCACCGACGACAAGGGCGTCGGCCAGGGCGTGGTCGCGTGGGACGTGCAGGTCACCAACCAGAACGACGAGCTGGTGGCCAGTTACGACATCCTCACCCTGGTGATGAAACGTTCGTGA